Proteins encoded in a region of the Alphaproteobacteria bacterium genome:
- a CDS encoding peptidoglycan DD-metalloendopeptidase family protein has protein sequence MPRRELGIGSIFLAALAVTALSGLGATSVAGQPATNPDTDTVGMTLKEVESALQRERTRAGELDEQAGNISKDLEQVRAQMIEAAKASQEQEAQITELEATLDELRASEDEKTAAFHERRTQLSKTLGALERLSLYPPEALAAFPESPVDTVRSALLLRAAVPAVEAQASKLRFDISALQKVRAQIVAERSALESAKQRLASDNLRLASLFGRKDQLYRETEVARRAAEDHMNKLSSQARDLRDLMDRVEAERARREAAERARAGELAQVSPVLPPAESSPNMGSGNTKLASIPADQAPAIRQISTAQGRLTLPARGQIVKEFGVNEEFGNISKGITLRTRPGAQVVASFDGQVAFAGPFRGYGQILIIEHSEGYHTLLSGLSRIDVAAGQWVLAGEPVGIMGSGESGGPELYVELRRNGRPIDPLPWLALHNGKVSG, from the coding sequence GTGCCTCGGCGTGAGCTGGGCATTGGATCGATTTTCCTCGCGGCCCTCGCGGTGACCGCACTATCCGGCCTTGGCGCGACCTCTGTCGCCGGTCAACCGGCAACCAATCCGGATACGGACACCGTCGGCATGACCCTTAAGGAAGTGGAAAGCGCCCTCCAGCGCGAAAGGACGCGGGCGGGCGAACTCGACGAACAGGCCGGCAACATCTCAAAAGATCTCGAGCAAGTGCGTGCGCAGATGATCGAGGCGGCGAAAGCATCACAGGAGCAGGAGGCGCAGATAACCGAGCTCGAGGCGACACTGGACGAACTGCGCGCATCGGAGGACGAGAAAACAGCGGCATTTCACGAGCGTCGCACGCAACTCTCAAAGACGCTCGGTGCTCTCGAGCGTCTCTCCCTCTACCCGCCCGAGGCCCTCGCGGCATTTCCCGAGAGTCCCGTCGACACCGTGCGCTCGGCCCTTCTCTTGCGTGCAGCAGTTCCCGCCGTCGAGGCGCAGGCAAGCAAACTTCGCTTCGATATCTCCGCTCTGCAGAAGGTACGAGCGCAGATCGTCGCCGAGCGCAGTGCGCTCGAATCGGCAAAGCAGCGGCTCGCAAGCGATAATCTCCGCCTTGCCAGTCTCTTCGGGCGCAAGGACCAACTCTATCGAGAAACCGAGGTCGCGCGGCGCGCGGCCGAGGATCATATGAACAAGCTTTCATCTCAAGCCCGGGATTTGCGCGACCTTATGGACCGAGTTGAGGCCGAGCGGGCCCGGCGTGAGGCGGCGGAACGGGCGCGTGCCGGGGAATTGGCGCAAGTCAGTCCGGTACTGCCTCCCGCCGAATCATCGCCCAATATGGGGAGCGGGAATACGAAGCTCGCCTCCATCCCGGCCGATCAGGCGCCCGCGATCCGGCAAATAAGCACGGCACAAGGCCGGCTGACGCTACCGGCCCGAGGCCAAATCGTTAAGGAATTTGGTGTAAACGAGGAATTTGGGAATATTAGCAAGGGGATAACGCTCCGGACCCGGCCGGGAGCCCAGGTGGTAGCGTCGTTCGACGGTCAAGTCGCGTTTGCGGGACCTTTTCGAGGCTACGGGCAAATCTTGATCATCGAACACAGCGAAGGCTATCATACGCTGCTCTCGGGCTTGTCGCGGATCGATGTGGCCGCAGGTCAATGGGTTCTGGCAGGCGAACCGGTAGGGATCATGGGGTCGGGCGAGAGCGGTGGCCCCGAATTATATGTAGAGTTACGTCGCAATGGCCGGCCTATCGATCCTTTGCCTTGGCTGGCGCTTCACAATGGTAAGGTAAGCGGATGA
- a CDS encoding glutamate-5-semialdehyde dehydrogenase, translating to MERSDLESQDVAAIVRAVGARARLAARELAQAPSSHKEAALRAMAAAIRSGKARILQANARDLDEAGSADKTPAFVDRLRLDPARVEGMSAGLEAVAILPDPVGQVIAEWDRPNGLHIERVRVPLGVIGIVYEARPNVTSDAGGLCLKAGNAAILRGGSESFHSSCAIVECMHEGLAAAGLPTAAIQLVPTRDRTAVGEMLAMTDSIDVIVPRGGKSLIERVQRESRIPVLAHLEGNCHVYVHSKATVAMAREVIVNAKMRRTGVCGAAESVLVDRAVAKSHLPPVIEALAAAGCEIRGDAEVGTLDPRVTAASEADWSTEYLDAILSVKIVGSLDEAIGHINRYGSHHTDAILTEDPVAAERFLAEVDSAIVLHNASTQFADGGEFGMGAEIGIATGRLHARGPVGAEQLTTFKYRIRGTGQTRP from the coding sequence ATCGAGCGAAGTGATCTTGAGTCGCAAGACGTCGCTGCGATAGTGCGGGCGGTCGGTGCGCGCGCGCGTCTGGCTGCGCGTGAACTTGCGCAGGCGCCGTCGTCCCACAAGGAGGCCGCCTTGCGTGCCATGGCCGCGGCGATCCGATCGGGCAAAGCAAGGATCCTTCAGGCGAACGCCCGCGATCTTGACGAGGCCGGGAGCGCGGATAAGACACCCGCCTTTGTCGATCGGCTGAGGCTCGATCCTGCGCGCGTCGAAGGGATGTCCGCGGGCCTAGAAGCGGTCGCGATCCTGCCGGACCCGGTGGGCCAAGTGATCGCCGAATGGGACCGGCCGAACGGTCTTCATATCGAGCGCGTGCGGGTCCCCCTCGGCGTTATCGGCATCGTGTACGAGGCACGACCGAATGTTACGTCCGATGCTGGGGGGCTTTGCCTCAAGGCGGGCAACGCGGCGATCCTGCGCGGCGGCTCCGAGAGTTTTCATTCCTCGTGCGCGATCGTCGAATGCATGCATGAAGGACTCGCGGCAGCTGGGCTGCCGACCGCGGCGATCCAGCTCGTGCCGACGCGCGATCGCACGGCGGTCGGCGAAATGCTCGCCATGACGGACTCAATCGACGTCATCGTGCCGCGCGGCGGCAAATCCCTCATCGAGCGCGTGCAGCGGGAAAGCCGAATTCCCGTGCTCGCCCATCTCGAGGGCAATTGCCATGTCTATGTCCATAGCAAAGCAACCGTTGCAATGGCGCGTGAGGTAATCGTGAATGCGAAGATGCGCCGCACCGGAGTGTGTGGCGCTGCGGAAAGCGTCCTTGTCGACCGTGCAGTCGCCAAGAGCCACTTGCCTCCGGTGATCGAGGCGCTTGCCGCGGCGGGATGCGAGATTCGTGGAGACGCCGAGGTAGGCACCCTCGATCCCCGCGTGACGGCGGCGAGCGAAGCGGACTGGTCGACCGAATATCTCGACGCGATCCTTTCGGTCAAGATCGTGGGATCGCTTGACGAAGCGATTGGGCACATCAATCGTTACGGCTCCCACCACACGGATGCGATTCTGACCGAGGATCCAGTAGCGGCCGAGCGATTCCTGGCCGAAGTCGACAGCGCCATCGTGCTCCACAACGCTTCGACCCAATTCGCGGACGGCGGGGAATTCGGCATGGGGGCGGAGATCGGTATCGCCACGGGCCGCCTCCATGCACGCGGCCCTGTCGGCGCCGAGCAGCTGACGACGTTCAAATATCGCATCCGCGGCACAGGTCAGACGCGGCCTTGA
- the rsfS gene encoding ribosome silencing factor, translated as MKSLTPTEALCRLIERSLDDDKAIDPVLISLEEKSAFADFLVIASGSSQRQVGAMAEHLVEKLKAAGIRTIHVEGTKHADWVLIDAGDVVVHLFRPEIRAFYNLEKLWGREAPAAGHGAELIA; from the coding sequence GTGAAGTCGCTCACCCCGACTGAGGCGCTTTGCCGCCTGATCGAGCGCTCGCTCGACGACGACAAGGCCATCGATCCGGTGCTGATCAGCCTCGAAGAAAAATCGGCCTTTGCCGATTTTCTGGTCATCGCATCGGGATCGTCGCAGCGGCAGGTGGGTGCGATGGCCGAGCATCTCGTCGAGAAGCTCAAGGCCGCTGGGATCCGGACGATCCACGTCGAGGGGACCAAACACGCAGACTGGGTCCTGATCGACGCAGGCGATGTGGTCGTCCACCTCTTCCGCCCCGAAATCAGGGCATTTTACAATCTCGAGAAGCTCTGGGGCCGGGAAGCGCCGGCCGCCGGGCACGGCGCGGAGCTCATCGCTTGA
- a CDS encoding divergent polysaccharide deacetylase family protein, with translation MDEGSEKEGKFPKLSALGATATVLALLFVGLIAWAWFAGTPEVEPPAVMGMVGTNSGVVVALPAAVPPPTSAESHVTPTTEAAQPVAPSAAENGGTTAPPTPEQANAPAPAPPTAPVTEQTAVAPVAATPPAPTPPAPDASPPADAAPPAASSPATSLSAAVQSNAKPPEPFEEIALVPAPVPDLTEQTRAGLLPRVASDGREPWQVYARPFDRRDAHPRVAIVIGNLGISSAATEAAIGQLPGGVTLAFSPYATRLDQYVPLARGAGHEVLLGAPMEPVSYPANDPGPQALLTTLSPAENLQRLTWQLSRFTGYVGVTNYMGSRFTASERDIRPILEELHKRGLLFFDSHSAGSSVAGRIAAQIGMPTASNERFIDTEPSRAAISQALAAVEEEAKQKGSAIAMGFPYNVTIERVAAWTKTLADAGIALAPVSAMVSDDKKAN, from the coding sequence GTGGATGAGGGAAGCGAGAAAGAGGGCAAGTTCCCGAAGCTGAGTGCCCTTGGTGCGACGGCCACGGTGCTCGCTCTCCTCTTCGTCGGCTTAATTGCGTGGGCATGGTTCGCCGGCACGCCGGAGGTGGAACCACCTGCGGTAATGGGGATGGTTGGGACCAATTCCGGGGTGGTCGTAGCGCTTCCGGCGGCCGTTCCACCACCCACCTCTGCCGAATCCCATGTAACACCCACCACGGAGGCGGCCCAACCGGTCGCCCCGTCCGCCGCAGAGAATGGCGGAACCACGGCTCCACCCACGCCAGAGCAAGCGAACGCACCAGCACCCGCACCCCCAACCGCACCGGTTACTGAACAGACGGCGGTGGCACCCGTCGCAGCGACACCCCCTGCGCCGACGCCACCTGCCCCCGACGCATCACCCCCTGCTGACGCCGCCCCGCCTGCAGCATCTTCGCCCGCAACGTCCCTAAGTGCCGCCGTCCAATCGAATGCGAAGCCGCCGGAACCTTTTGAGGAGATTGCACTCGTCCCGGCGCCGGTTCCCGATCTCACCGAGCAAACTCGCGCCGGCCTCCTGCCCCGCGTCGCTTCGGATGGACGTGAACCGTGGCAAGTCTACGCCCGGCCATTCGATCGCCGCGACGCGCATCCCCGCGTCGCCATCGTGATCGGGAATCTCGGAATTTCGAGTGCTGCAACCGAAGCGGCGATCGGTCAGTTGCCGGGGGGCGTCACTCTTGCCTTTTCGCCCTATGCGACGCGGCTCGACCAATACGTTCCTCTGGCGCGCGGTGCGGGGCACGAAGTATTGCTCGGCGCTCCGATGGAGCCGGTAAGCTATCCCGCAAACGACCCAGGCCCCCAAGCGCTCCTCACCACACTTTCACCGGCTGAAAACCTCCAGCGGCTGACTTGGCAACTCTCCCGCTTCACGGGTTATGTCGGGGTTACGAACTACATGGGATCGAGATTCACCGCATCGGAGCGCGATATACGCCCGATACTCGAGGAGCTTCACAAACGGGGTCTTCTATTCTTCGACAGCCACTCCGCCGGAAGCAGCGTGGCCGGGCGAATCGCGGCCCAGATCGGAATGCCGACCGCATCGAACGAGCGTTTCATCGATACCGAACCCTCGCGCGCCGCGATCTCCCAGGCGTTGGCCGCAGTCGAGGAGGAGGCGAAGCAAAAGGGCAGCGCCATCGCAATGGGATTCCCCTACAACGTGACAATCGAGCGCGTGGCCGCATGGACAAAAACACTTGCCGACGCAGGCATCGCGCTTGCACCCGTATCGGCAATGGTGAGCGATGACAAGAAAGCCAACTGA
- a CDS encoding RNA pyrophosphohydrolase, producing MTRKPTDTDTAVAEGQPYRKGVGIMLVNDRNLVFVGRRADTPGEAWQMPQGGIDRGETPREAALRELEEEVGTDKAEILAESQDWLAYDLPPAVRPEAWGGRYRGQKQKWFLCRFLGTDADIDLERHHDREFTAWRWVEPASLPRFIVAFKRELYEAVLREFSTYLH from the coding sequence ATGACAAGAAAGCCAACTGACACCGACACGGCCGTTGCGGAGGGCCAGCCCTATCGCAAAGGTGTGGGGATCATGCTCGTGAACGATCGGAACCTCGTCTTCGTGGGACGCCGCGCCGACACGCCGGGCGAAGCGTGGCAGATGCCCCAGGGTGGCATCGATCGCGGAGAGACGCCGCGGGAAGCGGCGTTGCGCGAGCTCGAAGAAGAGGTCGGGACCGACAAGGCGGAGATTCTCGCCGAAAGCCAGGATTGGCTTGCATACGATCTGCCGCCCGCAGTGCGCCCGGAGGCATGGGGCGGGCGGTATCGGGGGCAGAAGCAAAAATGGTTCCTGTGCCGCTTCCTCGGCACCGATGCCGACATCGATCTCGAACGACACCACGATCGCGAATTCACCGCTTGGCGCTGGGTCGAGCCTGCCTCGCTGCCGCGCTTCATCGTCGCCTTCAAGCGAGAGCTTTATGAGGCGGTACTTCGCGAGTTCAGCACCTATTTGCACTGA
- the gpmI gene encoding 2,3-bisphosphoglycerate-independent phosphoglycerate mutase yields MTEFRRPRPIVLCILDGWGHRTECQDNAICQAHMPVWDRLLRECPFALLDASAHEVGLPEGQMGNSEVGHMNLGAGRVVTQDLPRIDQAIAEGSLAKNQQLGHFITKLRGSKGRAHLLGVLSTGGVHAHQDHIAALARIIADASVPVVVHGFLDGRDTPPRSALGFLEKFERDIAGRGDITIGTVGGRYYAMDRDKRWDRVELAYDSIVLGAGKRAPDAISAVKTAYARGENDEFVQPTAIGGYRGIADGDGLIMGNFRADRARQLLTALVDPDFDGFKRTRFVKFAAAAGLVEYSEPLNRFLTALFAPQDLSETLGETIARAGLKQLRIAETEKYAHVTFFFNGGAEDLFPGEERVLIPSPKVATYDLKPEMSANEVTDRLVDAIAGAKFDFVVVNYANGDMVGHTGILDAAIKAAETIDRCLERLEAAVKKAGGCLLITADHGNLEEMRDPATGQPQTAHTMNPVPIVLVNAPASVVSLAHGRLADVAPTILALMGLHKPSAMTGHTLLRPEHAVTAIEPLTAGRRASA; encoded by the coding sequence ATGACTGAATTTCGCCGCCCGCGTCCTATCGTCCTCTGCATCCTTGACGGTTGGGGCCATCGCACCGAATGCCAGGACAATGCGATCTGTCAGGCGCACATGCCCGTGTGGGATCGGCTGCTTCGCGAATGTCCATTTGCGCTTCTCGATGCCTCCGCCCACGAGGTCGGTCTTCCCGAAGGCCAAATGGGCAATTCCGAGGTTGGGCACATGAATCTGGGTGCCGGCCGCGTCGTAACACAGGACTTGCCCAGGATCGATCAAGCGATTGCCGAGGGCTCACTCGCAAAGAACCAGCAGTTGGGTCACTTCATTACCAAGCTCAGAGGCAGCAAGGGTCGCGCTCATCTCCTTGGCGTGCTCTCGACCGGCGGCGTGCACGCGCACCAAGACCATATCGCCGCCCTGGCAAGGATCATCGCCGACGCCAGCGTGCCCGTGGTCGTGCACGGCTTCCTCGACGGCCGCGACACGCCGCCGCGCAGCGCACTTGGCTTTCTCGAGAAATTCGAACGCGATATCGCCGGCCGTGGCGACATCACGATCGGCACGGTCGGCGGCCGCTACTACGCCATGGACCGCGACAAGCGCTGGGACCGTGTCGAGCTTGCTTACGATTCGATCGTCCTGGGTGCTGGGAAGCGCGCGCCGGATGCGATAAGTGCGGTCAAAACGGCCTATGCGCGCGGCGAGAACGATGAATTCGTCCAACCGACGGCGATCGGTGGCTATCGCGGAATAGCCGACGGCGACGGCCTCATCATGGGTAATTTCCGGGCCGACCGCGCGCGTCAGCTTCTGACCGCGCTGGTCGATCCCGACTTCGATGGTTTCAAGCGCACGCGGTTCGTTAAATTCGCAGCGGCCGCTGGCCTCGTCGAGTACTCCGAACCGCTCAACCGCTTCCTCACGGCACTCTTCGCACCCCAAGACTTGTCGGAGACGCTCGGCGAGACGATCGCGAGGGCGGGTCTCAAGCAACTGCGCATCGCGGAAACCGAAAAATACGCTCATGTCACATTCTTCTTCAACGGAGGTGCCGAGGACCTGTTTCCCGGTGAGGAACGTGTTCTAATCCCCTCGCCCAAGGTTGCGACGTACGATCTAAAGCCGGAAATGTCAGCGAACGAGGTGACCGACAGGCTCGTCGACGCGATTGCAGGCGCCAAGTTCGACTTCGTGGTCGTTAATTATGCCAACGGCGACATGGTGGGCCATACCGGCATTCTCGACGCCGCGATCAAGGCCGCGGAGACCATCGACCGCTGCCTCGAGCGGCTCGAAGCGGCAGTCAAGAAGGCGGGCGGTTGTCTGCTTATTACCGCCGACCACGGAAATCTCGAGGAAATGCGTGATCCCGCGACGGGGCAACCCCAAACCGCGCACACCATGAATCCCGTGCCGATCGTGCTCGTCAATGCGCCCGCCTCAGTGGTGTCGCTGGCGCATGGCCGCCTCGCCGACGTTGCTCCGACGATTCTGGCGCTCATGGGACTTCACAAGCCAAGTGCCATGACCGGGCATACGCTGCTTCGCCCGGAACATGCGGTGACGGCCATCGAACCGTTGACAGCAGGTCGACGTGCCTCGGCGTGA
- a CDS encoding S41 family peptidase, translated as MAVALVFAPLFVSAQTAGTAGNSGAGNNAETYRALSLFGDVFSKVKEDYVEPVDDDKLIESAINGMLTSLDPHSSYLNAKSFRDMQIQTRGEFGGLGIEVTMENGFVKVVSPIDDTPAAQAGLKPGDFIVGLDGEPVLGMTLEDAVEKMRGPVNSTIKLTIRREKQEPFDVTLKRATIKIQSVRSQIMDNVGYIRISSFSEQTDEGVKAAMKKFKDTLGKKLSGIVLDLRNNPGGLLDQAVAVSDDFLDRGEIVSTRGRRPEDVQRFNSHGHDLVAGIPMVVLINGGSASASEIVAGALQDHHRAVLLGTRSFGKGSVQTIVPLGSHGAMRLTTARYYTPSGRSIQARGIEPDILVDQAKIERVAEPDIRSERDLKGALTNDTPGGGPNSGETPKGETAPSGDQSKAKPEGTGDDANKDANGDKALDAQDYQLARAVDLLRGMALFQAKVTN; from the coding sequence ATGGCTGTCGCCCTGGTATTTGCTCCCCTCTTCGTCTCGGCCCAGACGGCCGGCACAGCCGGAAATTCCGGCGCTGGCAACAATGCCGAAACGTATCGAGCGCTCAGCTTGTTCGGCGATGTGTTCTCCAAGGTCAAGGAGGACTATGTCGAACCGGTCGACGACGACAAGCTGATCGAATCGGCGATCAACGGCATGTTGACGTCGCTCGATCCGCACTCGAGCTACCTGAACGCCAAGAGCTTCCGCGACATGCAAATTCAGACCCGCGGTGAGTTCGGCGGCCTCGGCATCGAGGTCACCATGGAGAACGGGTTCGTCAAGGTCGTCTCGCCGATCGACGACACGCCTGCGGCACAGGCGGGTCTCAAGCCAGGTGATTTCATCGTCGGCCTCGACGGCGAACCCGTGTTGGGGATGACGCTCGAAGATGCAGTCGAGAAGATGCGCGGTCCGGTTAATTCGACGATCAAACTGACGATCCGCCGCGAAAAGCAGGAACCGTTCGACGTCACGCTCAAGCGTGCGACGATCAAGATACAATCCGTCCGCTCGCAGATCATGGACAATGTCGGCTATATCCGCATTTCGTCCTTTAGCGAGCAGACTGACGAGGGCGTCAAGGCCGCGATGAAGAAGTTCAAGGACACGCTCGGCAAAAAGCTCTCTGGGATCGTGCTCGATTTGCGTAACAATCCGGGCGGACTTCTCGATCAGGCCGTCGCCGTGTCGGATGATTTCCTGGACCGTGGCGAGATCGTGTCGACCCGGGGACGCCGCCCCGAGGACGTGCAGCGCTTCAATTCCCATGGACACGATCTCGTGGCGGGAATTCCCATGGTCGTCCTGATCAATGGGGGCTCGGCATCGGCATCGGAAATCGTTGCGGGCGCTTTGCAGGATCACCATCGCGCGGTACTGCTCGGCACACGATCCTTCGGCAAGGGTTCGGTGCAGACCATCGTACCGCTCGGCAGCCACGGCGCCATGCGGCTTACGACGGCGCGTTACTACACGCCCTCCGGCCGGTCAATCCAGGCGCGTGGCATCGAACCGGATATCCTGGTCGATCAAGCGAAGATCGAACGTGTGGCGGAGCCTGATATCCGTAGTGAGCGCGACCTCAAGGGAGCACTTACCAATGACACGCCCGGCGGAGGGCCGAATTCCGGCGAGACTCCGAAGGGCGAAACCGCGCCGAGTGGCGACCAAAGCAAGGCCAAACCCGAGGGGACTGGCGATGACGCCAACAAGGACGCCAATGGCGATAAGGCGCTCGACGCCCAAGACTATCAACTCGCTCGCGCGGTCGATCTTCTGCGTGGTATGGCCCTCTTTCAGGCGAAAGTGACGAATTGA
- the rlmH gene encoding 23S rRNA (pseudouridine(1915)-N(3))-methyltransferase RlmH translates to MRVHVIAVGRARGGPERDLYAHYMRRLAWTVSLKEIEVRGRVAPADLKAREGELILAALPADAKVVALDAQGLTLSSEAFAKKLQSWGLAGTGQVAFVIGGAEGLDEAVIQRADLHFSLGRVTWPHLLVRALLAEQLYRAQQILAGHPYHRG, encoded by the coding sequence TTGCGTGTCCATGTGATCGCAGTCGGCCGGGCCCGGGGCGGACCCGAGCGCGATCTATATGCTCACTACATGCGCCGTCTCGCTTGGACCGTGAGCCTCAAGGAGATCGAAGTGCGCGGCAGGGTGGCCCCCGCCGATCTCAAGGCGAGGGAGGGCGAGCTTATCCTTGCCGCCCTTCCCGCCGATGCCAAGGTTGTCGCCCTTGATGCGCAGGGCTTGACGCTTTCGAGCGAAGCTTTCGCCAAAAAGCTCCAGAGCTGGGGCCTCGCGGGTACCGGGCAAGTCGCGTTCGTGATCGGTGGTGCCGAGGGGCTCGACGAAGCGGTCATCCAACGGGCCGACCTCCACTTCTCACTTGGCCGAGTCACCTGGCCCCATCTTCTCGTCCGAGCCCTTTTGGCCGAGCAGCTTTACCGGGCGCAACAAATCCTCGCCGGACATCCCTACCACAGAGGTTAA
- a CDS encoding nicotinate-nucleotide adenylyltransferase: MSRYPASASTRIAAFRAVQGGRRRVGLLGGSFNPAHSGHRHISLLALKYLRLNEIWWLVSPQNPLKPRSGMAPFAERLAAARRIVARDPRIKVSDLEARLGTRYTADTVAALKRRYPRHNFVWLMGADNLSQIVHWQAWAKIFTELSIAVFDRPTYSFRALAGKAARRYWRFRVRQTLAKRIAELGPPAWVFLHIPLNKVSATAIRARGTVNTTRLRKGDRNHSTTQSEVAHPD, translated from the coding sequence TTGAGTCGATACCCGGCCTCCGCTTCCACGCGCATTGCGGCATTCCGGGCCGTCCAAGGAGGGCGGCGGCGCGTTGGACTCCTAGGCGGCTCATTCAACCCCGCCCATAGCGGCCATCGCCATATCAGCCTTCTCGCCCTCAAATACCTGCGCTTGAACGAGATTTGGTGGCTGGTTTCGCCGCAAAACCCGCTCAAGCCGAGATCGGGCATGGCGCCCTTCGCGGAGCGCCTCGCGGCGGCCCGGCGAATTGTCGCGCGTGATCCCCGCATCAAGGTGTCGGATCTCGAGGCCCGCCTCGGCACGCGCTATACCGCTGACACGGTCGCAGCCCTCAAGCGCCGTTACCCTCGTCATAACTTCGTTTGGCTCATGGGTGCGGACAACCTTTCGCAGATCGTCCACTGGCAGGCTTGGGCGAAAATATTCACGGAACTGTCCATTGCAGTTTTCGATCGTCCCACCTACTCTTTTAGAGCGTTGGCTGGAAAAGCCGCGCGCCGTTACTGGCGCTTTCGCGTGCGGCAGACCCTGGCCAAACGGATTGCCGAGCTTGGGCCGCCGGCGTGGGTGTTTCTTCACATCCCTCTGAACAAGGTCTCGGCGACCGCAATCCGGGCAAGGGGCACGGTTAATACGACGCGATTGAGGAAAGGAGACAGAAACCATAGCACGACGCAAAGTGAAGTCGCTCACCCCGACTGA